In Cupriavidus taiwanensis, the following are encoded in one genomic region:
- the bcsA gene encoding UDP-forming cellulose synthase catalytic subunit codes for MRALLPLPLRRRAADWLQMLRRALARELGVAAEAPLSLWLLRMFFRTPPRGRPDVALLAANWVRRRLRQRLEIPRHQHGPGIWLSRALLRPPRALVPLAAGVHQRRKPQAPPEPSALRRWFRGWLDPVYFRAKRLRRRLLARLPGIDWNRVGQRLESLSPTLSGVPWLMPALLALAAAAGILLCTTPLPLRDQFLLVTLIIAGLLVLRRIPGRAATLTMAALSVLMAGRYIWWRITTTLQFENVPEAVFGYLLFAAEFYTWIVLFLGYVQTIWPLNRQPAPLPADTASWPTVDVLIPTYNEPLRVLQPTVYAALGLDWPQDKLHIYILDDGGRDEVRDFARDAGVGYLARTEHAHAKAGNINAALRHTQGEYVAIFDCDHMPVRSFLQVTMGEFIADPKCAMVQTPHHFFSPDPFERNFDTFRRVPNEGSLFYGLIQDGNDFWNATFFCGSCAVIKRAPLEEVGGIAVETVTEDAHTALKLHRRGYNSAYIRIVQAAGLATENLAGHIGQRIRWARGMAQIFRIDNPMFGKGLHLFQRLCYTNAMLHFFYGVPRLIFLTMPIAYLCFGLHVIHTSAVLIMAYVLPYLFVANITNSRLQGRYRHSFWAEVYESVLAWYIVLPTTMAFINPKLGKFNVTAKGGQIREEYLDWTISKPYLVLLALNVVALLLGCGRILFDPAFEPSAIIMNLGWALANLVMLGAAIGVAREARQVRVSHRIPMRVPATLLLPDGRTLACKTDNYSLGGLGLALPVEARVEPGTHVGVCLSRGTRSYHFPAVVTRNVERQMGVRFDGMDARTEQQLVQCTFGRADAWIHWVDEQPADVPLRGLKEVIEMGYQGLLRLVDALRGATTALAGRVRPRRL; via the coding sequence ATGCGCGCGCTGCTGCCCCTGCCGCTGCGCCGGCGCGCGGCCGACTGGCTGCAGATGCTGCGCCGCGCGCTGGCGCGCGAGCTGGGCGTGGCCGCCGAGGCCCCGCTCAGCCTGTGGCTGCTGCGCATGTTCTTCCGCACGCCGCCGCGCGGGCGCCCGGACGTGGCGCTGCTTGCCGCCAACTGGGTGCGGCGGCGCCTGCGCCAGCGCCTGGAGATCCCGCGCCACCAGCACGGCCCGGGCATCTGGCTGAGCCGGGCACTGCTGCGGCCGCCGCGCGCACTGGTACCGCTCGCCGCCGGCGTGCACCAGCGCCGCAAGCCGCAGGCGCCGCCCGAGCCCAGCGCACTGCGCCGCTGGTTCCGCGGCTGGCTCGACCCGGTCTACTTCCGCGCCAAGCGGCTGCGCCGGCGACTGCTGGCGCGGCTGCCGGGCATCGACTGGAACCGCGTGGGACAGCGCCTCGAGTCGCTGTCGCCCACGTTGTCCGGCGTGCCGTGGCTGATGCCGGCGCTGCTGGCGCTGGCCGCCGCCGCGGGCATCCTGCTGTGCACCACGCCGCTGCCGCTGCGCGACCAGTTCCTGCTGGTCACGCTGATCATCGCCGGCCTGCTGGTGCTGCGCCGCATCCCGGGCCGCGCCGCCACGCTGACCATGGCCGCGCTGTCGGTGCTGATGGCCGGCCGCTATATCTGGTGGCGCATCACCACCACGCTGCAGTTCGAGAACGTGCCCGAAGCGGTCTTCGGCTACCTGCTGTTCGCGGCCGAGTTCTATACCTGGATTGTGCTGTTCCTGGGCTACGTGCAGACCATCTGGCCGCTCAACCGGCAACCGGCGCCGCTGCCGGCCGATACCGCGAGCTGGCCCACCGTCGACGTGCTGATCCCCACCTACAACGAACCGCTGCGAGTGCTGCAGCCCACCGTCTATGCCGCGCTGGGACTGGACTGGCCGCAGGACAAGCTGCACATCTATATCCTCGACGATGGCGGCCGCGATGAAGTGCGCGACTTCGCCCGCGACGCCGGCGTGGGCTACCTGGCGCGCACCGAGCACGCGCATGCCAAGGCCGGCAATATCAATGCGGCGCTGCGGCACACGCAGGGCGAGTACGTCGCGATCTTCGACTGCGACCACATGCCGGTGCGCTCGTTCCTGCAGGTGACCATGGGCGAGTTCATCGCCGATCCCAAATGCGCGATGGTGCAGACACCGCACCACTTCTTCTCGCCGGACCCGTTCGAGCGCAACTTCGACACCTTCCGCCGCGTGCCCAACGAAGGCAGCCTGTTCTACGGGCTGATCCAGGACGGCAACGACTTCTGGAATGCCACGTTCTTCTGCGGCTCGTGCGCGGTGATCAAGCGCGCGCCGCTGGAAGAAGTCGGCGGCATCGCGGTCGAGACCGTGACCGAGGACGCCCACACCGCGCTGAAACTGCATCGCCGCGGCTACAACAGCGCCTATATCCGCATCGTGCAGGCCGCCGGGCTCGCCACCGAGAACCTCGCCGGCCATATCGGCCAGCGCATCCGCTGGGCGCGCGGCATGGCGCAGATCTTCCGCATCGACAATCCCATGTTCGGCAAGGGCCTGCACCTGTTCCAGCGCCTGTGCTACACCAATGCGATGCTGCACTTCTTCTACGGCGTGCCGCGGCTGATCTTCCTGACCATGCCGATCGCGTACCTGTGTTTCGGGCTGCATGTGATCCACACCTCGGCGGTGCTGATCATGGCCTACGTGCTGCCCTACCTGTTCGTCGCCAACATCACCAACTCGCGCCTGCAGGGGCGCTACCGGCATTCGTTCTGGGCGGAGGTCTATGAATCGGTGCTGGCGTGGTACATCGTGCTGCCGACCACGATGGCGTTCATCAACCCGAAGCTGGGCAAGTTCAATGTCACGGCCAAGGGCGGACAGATCCGCGAGGAATACCTGGACTGGACCATTTCCAAGCCTTACCTGGTGCTGCTGGCGCTGAACGTGGTCGCCCTGCTGCTGGGCTGCGGGCGCATCCTGTTCGATCCCGCCTTCGAACCCTCGGCGATCATCATGAACCTGGGCTGGGCGCTGGCCAACCTGGTGATGCTGGGCGCAGCCATCGGCGTGGCGCGCGAGGCGCGCCAGGTGCGCGTGTCGCACCGCATCCCGATGCGCGTGCCGGCGACGCTGCTGCTGCCCGACGGCCGCACGCTCGCCTGCAAGACCGACAACTATTCGCTCGGCGGACTGGGCCTGGCGCTGCCGGTGGAGGCCAGGGTCGAGCCCGGCACGCACGTGGGCGTGTGCCTGTCGCGCGGCACCCGCAGCTACCATTTCCCGGCGGTGGTGACGCGCAATGTCGAGCGGCAGATGGGCGTGCGCTTCGACGGCATGGACGCGCGCACCGAGCAGCAGCTGGTCCAGTGCACCTTCGGCCGCGCCGACGCCTGGATCCACTGGGTCGACGAGCAGCCGGCGGACGTGCCGCTGCGCGGCCTCAAGGAAGTGATCGAGATGGGCTACCAGGGGCTGCTGCGGCTGGTCGATGCGTTGCGCGGCGCCACCACGGCGCTGGCCGGGCGCGTGCGCCCGCGCCGGCTCTGA
- the bcsE gene encoding cellulose biosynthesis protein BcsE has product MNDAIRPTAPPPRTRKKPRAWLQARPALAIDALPPALAALEPAAVHVVYADATPACDALFWQSSARLLRARTTVLSPRQPAAIADMLRAHGLDIERSRTLHPRANVCTLRGVPERSGIGVLTEALQAVVDQCGAQGSQFLVEGAQGYFRWDDPVALADDGELLAQWCSASGCGVLLVMAPPGGAEALQLPSLAGFHRHFAGVARLAQQHGHFVWEVGFWRHKDAILPSETVPLRFSPVDGGLVAGSSADAAIAPGEAPTLLAPDEDRIIVSRPAVLRERWIPAHWQVVDDNAAAVAAAAGAVAATVVLHYGQIADLETLAGQVHQLRHDGGKALKIVVREDHEILRQRYELLIMTLGASLVIHRNTPFARVQTMIESIQGQVFSRPILPDYRQALSAVVATAATGYVPPADFISLVRATLERSSVIRLPHVLLELPLLPEVAHVDALRACQMQDAGDLCSAGSNAVYAFFFACRMENVETACRHVFVRPMSELFGGELRCGDAESILGSLKRLEADIAQRPVQDYSGWLASQPAPSPIAAPAELAPLDAPIPLPATARGRRGRRAQPQAFAIPLKPRRQA; this is encoded by the coding sequence ATGAACGACGCCATCCGCCCCACCGCCCCGCCGCCGCGCACGCGCAAGAAGCCGCGCGCCTGGCTGCAGGCGCGCCCGGCGCTGGCCATCGATGCGCTGCCGCCGGCACTGGCGGCGCTCGAGCCGGCCGCCGTGCACGTGGTCTACGCCGATGCCACGCCCGCCTGCGACGCGCTGTTCTGGCAGAGCTCGGCGCGGCTGCTGCGCGCGCGCACCACGGTGCTGTCCCCGCGCCAGCCGGCGGCAATCGCCGACATGCTGCGCGCGCACGGGCTCGACATCGAACGCTCGCGCACGCTGCATCCGCGCGCCAACGTCTGCACGCTGCGCGGCGTGCCCGAGCGCAGCGGCATCGGCGTGCTGACCGAAGCGCTGCAGGCCGTGGTGGACCAGTGCGGCGCGCAGGGCAGCCAGTTCCTGGTGGAAGGCGCGCAGGGGTATTTCCGCTGGGACGACCCGGTCGCGCTGGCCGATGACGGCGAGCTGCTGGCGCAATGGTGCAGCGCCAGCGGCTGCGGCGTGCTGCTGGTGATGGCGCCGCCCGGCGGCGCCGAGGCGCTGCAGCTGCCGTCGCTGGCGGGTTTCCACCGGCATTTCGCCGGCGTGGCGCGGCTGGCGCAGCAGCACGGGCACTTTGTCTGGGAAGTCGGCTTCTGGCGCCACAAGGACGCGATCCTGCCGTCGGAGACGGTGCCGCTGCGCTTCTCGCCCGTGGACGGCGGCCTGGTCGCCGGCAGCAGCGCGGATGCTGCCATCGCACCCGGCGAGGCCCCCACGCTGCTGGCCCCCGACGAGGACCGCATCATCGTCAGCCGCCCGGCCGTGCTGCGCGAACGCTGGATCCCTGCGCACTGGCAGGTGGTCGACGACAACGCCGCCGCGGTGGCGGCCGCGGCCGGTGCGGTCGCGGCCACCGTGGTGCTGCACTACGGCCAGATCGCCGATCTGGAGACGCTGGCCGGCCAGGTGCACCAGCTGCGCCACGACGGCGGCAAGGCGCTCAAGATCGTGGTGCGCGAGGATCACGAGATCCTGCGCCAGCGCTACGAGCTGCTGATCATGACGCTGGGCGCCAGCCTGGTGATCCACCGCAACACGCCGTTCGCCCGCGTGCAGACCATGATCGAGTCGATCCAGGGCCAGGTGTTCTCGCGCCCGATCCTGCCCGACTACAGGCAGGCGCTGTCCGCGGTGGTCGCCACCGCCGCCACCGGCTACGTGCCGCCCGCCGACTTTATCTCGCTGGTGCGGGCCACGCTCGAGCGCAGCAGCGTGATCCGGCTGCCGCACGTGCTGCTGGAGCTGCCGCTGCTGCCCGAGGTGGCGCATGTCGACGCGCTGCGCGCGTGCCAGATGCAGGATGCCGGCGACCTGTGCAGCGCCGGCAGCAACGCGGTCTACGCCTTCTTCTTCGCCTGCCGCATGGAGAACGTCGAGACCGCGTGCCGCCATGTGTTCGTGCGGCCGATGTCCGAGCTGTTCGGCGGCGAGCTGCGCTGCGGCGATGCCGAATCGATCCTGGGCTCGCTCAAGCGTCTCGAAGCCGATATCGCGCAGCGCCCGGTGCAGGACTACAGCGGCTGGCTGGCCAGCCAGCCCGCTCCGTCACCCATCGCGGCGCCGGCGGAACTGGCGCCGCTGGACGCGCCGATCCCGCTGCCGGCGACCGCGCGCGGGCGCCGTGGCCGGCGCGCGCAGCCGCAGGCCTTTGCCATCCCGCTGAAGCCGCGACGCCAGGCATGA
- the bcsQ gene encoding cellulose biosynthesis protein BcsQ → MKTVAIVSTVGGAGRTTVTAELATLLAWHGHPALAVECDPRGVLGFHFGLRAPASAGLCNSAQWNEAGLRSDDGVLFVPWGDPGSAAEQGRMAAWMESDPHWLRGLLAQVDLPANALALVDSAPWPSPHARQAIAAADLVLVLVPPQPQTCATLPPLRAALRESGAAVACAVTRLQPARQLHTDISVLLRATLDGELLPYEVHEDAAVPEAFARGESFCRSTPYSQAAHDLQGLASWVSGWSLLAVRGKAGPESVRDMGAQRMATETERT, encoded by the coding sequence ATGAAGACCGTCGCCATCGTCTCGACCGTCGGCGGCGCGGGCCGCACCACCGTCACCGCCGAACTCGCGACGCTGCTGGCCTGGCACGGCCATCCGGCGCTGGCGGTCGAATGCGACCCGCGCGGCGTGCTTGGCTTCCACTTCGGCCTGCGCGCGCCCGCCAGCGCAGGCTTGTGCAACAGCGCCCAGTGGAATGAAGCGGGGCTGCGCAGCGACGACGGCGTGCTGTTCGTGCCGTGGGGCGATCCCGGCAGCGCCGCCGAGCAAGGCCGCATGGCCGCGTGGATGGAGAGCGACCCGCACTGGCTGCGTGGCCTGCTGGCCCAGGTCGACCTGCCGGCCAATGCGCTGGCGCTGGTCGACAGCGCGCCGTGGCCGTCGCCGCATGCGCGCCAGGCGATCGCCGCGGCGGATCTCGTGCTGGTGCTGGTGCCGCCGCAGCCGCAGACCTGCGCCACGCTGCCGCCGCTGCGCGCGGCGCTGCGCGAGAGCGGCGCCGCCGTGGCCTGCGCGGTCACGCGGCTGCAGCCGGCGCGCCAGCTCCATACCGATATCTCGGTGCTGCTGCGCGCCACGCTCGACGGCGAGCTGCTGCCGTATGAAGTGCACGAGGACGCCGCCGTGCCCGAAGCCTTTGCCCGCGGCGAAAGCTTCTGCCGCAGCACGCCGTACTCGCAGGCGGCGCATGACCTGCAGGGGCTGGCCTCGTGGGTATCGGGCTGGAGCCTGCTGGCCGTGCGCGGCAAGGCCGGACCCGAAAGCGTGCGCGACATGGGCGCCCAGCGGATGGCCACCGAGACCGAGCGGACATGA